The genome window GTGCCAGACCGTAAAGCGCCAGCCCCGGCCGCATCAACGGCTTCATCCCAAAATCCGAACAAAGTCTCTGCAGCGCCAGCGGAACCTCTCCTGCCAGCACCGCCGCCGAGTTCCCAACATGCAGCCAGATCGGCTGCCTTCCTGCTGCAGCATGAACCAGCCTCACAGCCTCCTCCAGCCGCTCAAACTGCTCATGCGTAGCCACTCCGTCGCTCTCGTCTGCGGCATAGAGGTGCGTCATCAGCCCATCCATTCGCAACGGGCTTTCTGCATCGAACCGGGCTAGAATTTCTTTCAAATCGGCAGCCGCAACCCCCTGCCTGTTCATCCCCGTATCCAGTTCGAGATGCACCGCTACCGACCCGGCGTCACAACCCACCGCACGCGCCGCAACCTCCAGTTCATCCAGTTGCCAGGCATCCCAAACCACCGCAGTCAAACGATGCTCGATGACCGCAGCACCCTGACCTGGGAACACTCCACTAATCACCAGAATCTCTGGCGAATCCGTCCCTGGCGAACCCGTCTCTCCGGAACAGGCAGACCGCGCCGCCACTCCTTCTTCGACACTGGTCACACCCAGCCATCGCGCCCCAGCCCGCACAGCCGCAGGAGCGCACAGCCGGAGCCCATGCCCATAGGCATCCGCCTTCACAATAGCAAGCAGCTCAACAGGCAAACCTGGCTCGTCTCCGCGATCAACAAGAGTCGACGTCAGGAGCCGGTAGTTATGTTCAAAAGCGCGGGTAGAAATTTCCACCCAACAGGGGCGTCTCTGCATTCGAAAATCCACCCCTTATCGTACTCGAAGACACAGGATGGGCCTGGCTTTTGCCCTCGCAGTTGCAGTTGCTCTTGCCCTTGCAGTTCTGCCTGTCATTCACGAAGGGAATCTGCTGTTAGCCCTTGCTGTTGCCTTGCCGTTCTATCTGTCGGCAGGGAATCTGCTTCCTCCAGCCCCTAATCCAAATCCACAACCTTCCCCGGATTCATACGATTCTCCGGATCGAACATCCTCTTCAAATCACGCATCACTTCCAGAGCCTCACCATGCTCGGCCTTGAGATACTTTTTCTTCCCCGAACCAACACCATGCTCACCCGTGCATGTCCCGCCCATCGCCTGTGCCCGATCCACCAGGCGCGCTGCAAAAGCATCCGCCTCGGCCACCTGATCCGGCCCCAGCAGGCACTGCACATGAAAGTTCCCATCTCCCACATGCCCCACCATCACCGCCGGAAAACTAGCCTGATCCAACTCCGCCCGCGTCGCCACAATGCACTCCGCCAGCCGCGAAATCGGCACACAAACATCCGTCGTCAGCACACTCGAACCCGGCCGCAACGCGCCCGTCGCATAGTACACATCGTGCCGCGCCTTCCACAATCGATCGCGCTCAGCCAGCGTCGTCTGCCATGCAAAACCCTGGCCGCCATGTTCCAGCGAAAGCGTCTCAGCCATCCGTGCCGCCTCTGCCACACTCGCCTCACTCACTCCGTGAAACTCAAACAGCAGAGTCGGCTTCAACGCGAGATTCAATCCCGAATAGCGATTCACCGCATCCACCTGGTGATCGTCCATGAACTCAATCCGAGCCACGCTCACCCCAAGTTGAATCACCTCAATCACCGTCCTCACCGCGCCCTCAATCGTGCTGAATGCGCAGATCGCAGCCGTCACCGCCTCCGGCTGCGCATGTAAACGCAGCGTCACTTCCGTGATCACCCCAAGCGTCCCCTCAGAGCCGACAAACAACCGCGTCAGGTCATATCCCGCACTCGACTTGCGAGCCCGGGTCCCGGTATGAATCACGCGCCCATCCGCCAGCACCACCGTCAGCCCAAGCACGTTTTCGCGCATCGTTCCATAACGCACCGCGGTCGTTCCCGAAGCACGCGTTGCCGTCATACCGCCCAGCGTCGCATCCGCACCCGGATCGATAAAAAATGTCAGGCCAGTATTCTCCAATGTCTTTTGCAACTGCTTGCGGCTCACACCAGCCTCCACCGTCGCATCCATATCCTCCGCACTGATGCGCAGCACGCGATTCATCTGCCGCATATCCACGCAGATTCCCCCACGCAGCGCATGAACATGACCCTCCAGCGAAGTCCCCGCTCCAAATGGAACAACCGGCAAATGATGCTTTACGCTTACCAGCACAATCCGGCGCACCTCGTCCGTGCTCTGCGGAAAACACACGAAATCCGGCACTCCCGGCGGATGCGTACTTTCCCCGTGACTGTGATGCTCCCGAACCACCAGGGCTTCGCTCACCCGCTCCCCAAGAATCTCCTGCAACTCTCCAAAAGCTGCTTTCAATTTTGATTCAGCCACAGTCTCAGTCACTCAATCCCCCTCCGTTAGACAGCAATCATATTCTCTTCCCAAATCATCTGGCCTGCTGCGCCAATCCATCTTTCGCAATCTCTGTCGGTCTTTCGCGATTTAAGGACAGATAATATTTTGAAAATAACTATTGCAATGTATTAGTAGACTAGTACATTATGAAACCCATGAAAAAGAGCGCCAGATTCGATGCGGCTGCATTCGCCTTCCGACTCGATGCCCATAGCGGCGTCCCTGTCTACCGCCAGCTCATAGATCAGGTTCAGGGAGCCATCTCTTCCGGCGCCCTCGCTTCCGGCGATCAGTTGCCTACCGTTCGTCAGGTCGCCGTCGATCTCGCTATCAATCCAAATACTGTCCTGCGCGCCTATCGAGAGATGGAGATTCGCGGCACCCTCGACACGCAGCAAGGCACCGGCACGTTCATTGCCGACAAGGATGACAGGCGTTCCCAATACTCTGACGCCGAGCGCGAACGCATGCTCACGCAATTGGTAGATGAGTTCGCATCCCGTGCAGGAGCCGCAGGCTTCACCGTCAAACAACTCATCAAAGCCCTGCGCGAACTCAGACCGGAATAATCAAAGGGCAAATCAAAGCGCGAATCCAAAACCGATTCAAGGAGGAAGTAACCATGCCGATCAACAAACACTTCAGCTCAGTCGGAATCACCGTTTGTCTACTCTGCATTCTCGCGGGCGCAGTGGCCGCAGCGTTGAGCAATACAGCCGCGATTGCTGTGCCTGGCGCCCTCCTCGGAGCGTATTTCCTCTTTGCGATTAAGGTCGTTGACCAGTGGGAAAAAGTCGCCATCCTGCGCTTCGGCCGTTATCGCGGATTGCGCGGCCCAGGCGTCTTTCTCATCGTCCCCGTCATCGATACACTGTCGCGCTACGTGGATCAGCGCGTACGCGTCACCACCGTCAGCGCCGAGTCTACGCTCACACGTGACACTGTACCGGTCAGCGTCGATGCCATCCTCTTCTGGCTTGTATGGAATGCTGAAAAATCCATTCTCGAAGTAGAAGACTTCATCCAGGCCATAACTCTCAGTTCTCAAACCGCGCTACGCGAATCGATTGGTCGCCACCAACTCGCGCAAATGATCACCGAACGCGAAACCCTCGGCCGCGAACTGCAGAAAATTCTCGATGAGAAGACCACCCCCTGGGGCATCACCGTTCAGTCCGTCGAGATACGCGATGTCCGCATTCCACAAGCGCTTGAGAACTCCATGTCGCAGCAGGCCCAGGCCGAGCGCGAACGCCAGGCCCGCATCATTCTCGGCGAGGCCGAGGTGCAGGTATCAGAACAATTCGCCGAGGCCAGCCGCGTCTACAACGACAACCCCGGCGCACTTCATCTGCGCGGCATGAACATGCTCTACGAAGCCATTCGCGAAAAAGGTGCGATGGTCATCGTGCCCTCCAGCGCCATAGAAACCATGGGCCTCGGCGGCACACTCGCCGCCACCACACTCGCCAAGCAACAGTAAGCAACATAACGCAAAAGGAGGAATGAAATGAAAAACACTCTATTCATCGCATGCATTGCCGCAACGCTGGCAACGAGCGTCGCGGCACAGCCTAACAACACAGCTTCATCGGAAGCTAAAGCGACAGCACATTCCTGGACCGGCGTATGGGCTGTTAAAGAAGCCAACAAACCCGGCGTCACTATCACCCTGGCAGACGATAACGGCGCGCTCATCGGAACCATCGTCTTCGACATCTACAAGCGCCAGACCAACGAGCATATCGGCACCGAGCCGCGTACTGTAGTTAATCCGCATCTCGAAGGCAACGCTCTCGCCTTTCAAGTCAGGCGAATTCTTAAGCCACATCTCAAAAGCGACCCACCAGCTTCGGAAGATCAACCCGACCCGACCGATATCGTTGATATGACTTTGACACATACCTCAGACGGCAAGGCAACACTGACCTGCGCCAAGTGCGGATCGATATCGCCGACAGAGCTTGTGAAGGAATAGTCTTTCGATTCAATGTACTGAAGTTGCCGATACGAAAGGATTCGCAAATCGTTTCGTATCGGCAAACCACGACGTGATTTTTTGATTAATGCCCGCATGGCGTAATCTTGGGTGCCTTCAGCTGTTGGATTGAATCTTCAGAGACAATCTCCCAGTTCGCATCGTAGCAACCGCTTCGATAATATTTCCCATCTTTATAGCGCAATAGAAATAGCGTCTGTTCCGAAGCCGAGCCATGCATTCCAAGTACAAGATCCTTATAGCCGTTTGTCTGTTCACCCTGCACCGTAAATGTCTGTACCTTAAAAGTACTGCCCTGAACTAGCTGGCTATATCCAGTAGCTGTCCTTTCCAAGACCCAGATAGAGCAGTTGCCCGTGGCTCCGCATCCGGCCTTGAGCCCCATCGCCTGAAGGATAATCTCCGGCTTCCCATCACCATTCAAATCGACAAGGCGAAGGCGAGTTTCCTCTGCTACGTGGCGCAGCTCTGAGGCGGATTGGATCTCATCTTCTGAATTCCCCATCAAAGGGCGCATAGCTGCCTCCAGAAAGGTGATCAGAGCCGCCCGATCAGTAGGAGTTAAGTCATGAGCTTTTTGGATCGAGTTTTCGCCAGTCAACTCCTGGGAATGATGAAAATCCCAATGGAGAGCATGCACCGGTTTTCGTTGGCCTATAACCGGGTTTGAGATGAGGAGACTCGTGAGAATGACATAGGATAGGCTGCGGAGATTCATAAGAAGCACTCTAACTCAATCCAGTGCAAACAATAAGAGCCACCCTATCGGGTGGCTCTTATTGTTGCTGTCTGGTTGCTTGTTTAAGAGATGTCTCCCGACCAGTTCTCCAGCGTCTTCTTGAACTCCGCCATGAACTTCCCGGCGTCCGCGCCATCGATAGTCCGATGATCAAAGCCCAAGCAGAAGTTCTGCGTCCAGCGAATCGCAATCGTGTCATTGCCCTCAGCATCCGTGATCACGATCGGCTCTTTTTTCAAACCGCCAATCGCCAGGATCGCCGAGTCCGGCTGGTTGATGATCGGTGTGCCAAACTCTTCGCCGAAGATGCCGGAGTTGGTCAGCGTAAACGTCGAGCCTGAGACCTCATCTGGCTTCAGCTTCTTGCCGCGTGCTCGCTCAGCAAGATCGGCGACAGCGCGCGCCAGCCCCAGGAAGCTGCGCTCCTCAGCCTGCTTGATCACCGGAACAATCAGTCCCCACTCCAGCGCGACCGCGATGCCAAGGTTGATGTTCTTGTGGTATCGAATCCCCATGCCAGCATCGCTTGTCTCCAGAGAAGCATTCACGATTGGGAATTTGCGCAGCGTCTGCACAGCAGCAGCAGCAATGAACGGCATGTAGGTCAGCTTTACTCCATTGCGCTGCTCGTACTTGCCCTTTTCCTTTTCGCGCAGCTTTGCGATGCGCGTCATATCCACCTTGAAGACGGTGTGAACATGCGGACTGGTGTGCGCGCTCTCAACCATGCGCTGAGCAATGATTGAACGCATCTTGCTAAGCGGCACAAGCTCACCGGAAAGCGGTTCCGAAACAGGAGTGGCAACCGGCGCGGCAACAGCAGGAGCCTTCGCCTGAGCAGGCGTAGCAGCCGTCGCAGCTACAGCAGCAGGAGCCTGTGCAACAGCCGGAATCGATGGAGTCGATGCAACAGGAGCCGATGCAGCAGGAGCAGTGGAGCCCGCGCCATTCGTCGCCAGGAACTTCAGCGTATCGTCCTTCGTGATTCGTCCACCCGTGCCCGTTCCCGCAATCTGCCGTAGGTCGAGATTGTTATCCTTGGCGATGCGGCGCACCAGCGGCGACGAACGCAGCTTATCCGTCGTGCCTGCACTGGGATTCGCCGTAGCGGAAGCCACCGCAGCAGGAGCGCTGACCGCTGCGACAGCGGCAGCCGGCGCACTTGCAGCAGCACCGGAAGCACTTCCGCCAATCACGGCGACAACCGTATTGATCTGCACTGTCGTACCCTCGGGAACCTTGATCTCGCTCAACTTTCCAGCGATTGGTGCAGGAATTTCAGCATCGACTTTGTCGGTCGAGATCTCGAACAGAGGCTCGTCCTTCTGGACCGCGTCGCCCACCTTCTTCAGCCACTTGGTGATCGTGCCTTCAAAAATCGACTCGCCCATCTGCGGCATCACTACGTCGGTTCCGCCAGTTACGGCACCCGCAGCGGGCTTTTCGGAGGCATCTGTCTTTGCCTTGGCAAGCGCATCCGAATCAGCGCTTGCAGCTGCTCCGTCGGCGGCAGTTTTCTTCGCCACAGGCGCAGTAGCCGCGGCGTTTGCATCTGCCTTTGGCGCCTCCTTGCTGGCTGCAGAAGTGGCTTCTCCCGTCTCGCCAACCAAAGCAACCACCGTATTGATCTGAACCGTCGTTCCCTCGACCACCTTGATCTCGGTCAGCGTCCCAGCCACAGGCGAAGGAATCTCGGCATCCACTTTATCGGTCGAAATCTCGAACAGGGGCTCGTCCTTCTGGACCGTGTCGCCCACCTTCTTCAGCCACTTGGTGATCGTGCCTTCAAAAATCGACTCGCCCATCTGGGGCATGATTACTTCGGTTGCCATGGTTCAATCCTCGCCAAATCTGGTCCTGATCTTGTGTAGTTCTAGGCTTTTCCGCATTGCGAGACGCTGTACCGCGTCCGCTTGCCAGTCGGATTATATAGGCCTACATGTCGCAGATGCTGGCCCTCATGCCTCAACTGGCTTCTCAGTGGCTCCGCCGTCCTTCTCAGTGAGACGGCGAAGGCGCTCAACCTCAGCCGGCACGGCCAGCGGCACCCCAACCTGCCGGGTACCCGGCCGAAGATTGCCGCGAAGCGCATCCAGGCTATCGACCGCTAAAACCTGCTCCCCATACACAAGGCCAAACTGCCGCGCCGCAGCATCTGCCACGCCTTCCAGCGTTGGCAGGCTCGCCGGATCGGCCACCTCCAGCTCCAGGCTGGTCACCTCGCGATCCGCAATGCCGCAGGGAACAATCCACTGAAAATCCCGCAGATCCGTCGTAACATTCAGCGCAAAGCCGTGCGAAGTAATCCCTCGCGAAACATGCACTCCGATCGCGCCAACTTTCTTTTCCCCAGCAGCCTGTCTTCCAGTAACTTGCTCTCCGGCAACCGTCGGATTTGTCCACACTCCAGTCCGACCCGCAACCCTGCCGGTCAGCACACCGTACCCGGCGCACAGCCGGATCAGTGCCTCTTCAATCTTTCGCACATGATCCACCGGCCCCAGCCGTCCTCCACTGGAGTTGGTCAGACTGCGCAAATCAAATATGGGATATCCCACCAACTGTCCCGGTCCGTGATACGTCACGTCGCCGCCGCGCTTGGTTTCGTGGATGGTCACACCCTTCCGCGCCAGCATCTCATCCGTGGCCAGCACATTGGCCCGGCCCGCGTTGCGCCCCAGCGTCAGCACCGGCGGATGCTCCAGCAGCAGCAGCACATTATCCACGCGCCCCTGGTAGCGCAGCTCCACGATCTCCTGCTGTAGTGCCAGCGCCTCATCGTATCCAATGCGCCCCAGGTACAAGTACTGAATCATGCCAACCTCATCCTCAAACTAACGCACGCCATCCAGCTTCTCTCGCGTCAGCTCGTTCCATATTTGAATCGACTCCGGCAACGGAGGACTCATAATTCCCGGCTGCACCAGCTCCATCACCTGTTGCGGAGCAACCGTAACAGAACCCTTCAGCAATGCGCCTTTAACCCAACCGATGGCCACCAACCCCGCATCGCCCGTAAAGACCTGTTCCATGTAGAACCAGCGCTCATCCCAGCAAACCAGCCGCGTCGCCAGTTCAAACCGGCCAAACAGCGGCAGCGAACGCCGGTAGGTCATCCACACAGCACCCACCACAGGAGCCCAGCGCGCCTTCAGAATCGGCTTCAGCACTCCGGCTCGCGCCAGCAGATGAAGCCGTCCATAATCCATCACGCTAAGATAGCTGCCGTTATTCAAATGCAGGTTGAAATCGATATTGTTCGGCCAGACACGCATCGGAATTACGTCCGTCTCCAGCACACCCATGCGTGGCAGTGGCAGCACCATCTGCCGCAGCACCAGAAACGGAATTCGTACAAAACTATTGATCAGCGCCAACGCCAGCCACCCTGTCTTGAGTGTAGCCGGACCGCATACCAGGTGCCCGTGCGGACAGAATCCGATGAGATTGGCGCTCAATCTGCCTTGACTCTACCCCTGCTCTGCCCCTACGTCGTCCGCCCTACATCGGCATCGGCTATTCGCCTCTGGCGCATATTGCCCCCAATCAACGACAATCGTTTGCGATATGGCAAACTTGACCCGTCGCAACTTCGTCCGCCACTCCGTTCTGGGATCGGCCGCTCTCTCACTCACGATGAAGTCGGGCCTGCTAGCCGCCCAACCATCCACACATGCCTCAAAACGCATCCTCGTCGGCAGCGGTGGCGAAGGCATCCTATCCTTCCGATGGGACGCCGCAACCGGCAACCTTGAGCCCGAAGGCATCGCAGGCGTCGTCTCGCACTCCACCTGGATCGACGTTTCGCCCGACAAGCGCTATCTCTATGTCGCCTGCGAACTCGACGAATATCAAGGCAAACGTACCGGCGCCATCGCCAGCTTCAAGCTGCCCGCAAATCAGGGCGAAGGCAAGCTGAGCCAGATTTCCATCGTGCCCTCCGTCGGCGCAGGAACCTGCCATCTCACCACCGATCACAGCGGCCACGTCGTCATCGCAGCGGACTACTCCGGCGGCAGCGCTGGCACCTACCTCACCACCGACGGCAAGCTCAGCAATGCCGTGGTCAGCGAACACTACACCGGCTATCCCGGTCACGGCCCAGTCGCCGATCGCCAGGAGCAGGCCCACGCTCACTTCGCCTCCGTCTCGCCCGACAACCGCTTCGCCTACATCAACGACCTCGGCAGCGACGTGATCCACATCTACAAGCTCGACCCATTGACCGCGCAGCTCACCCCTGCCGGCACTTTCCATGCTCAACCCGGCGTTGGCCCACGCACACTGCACTTCCTAACCGGAGATGGCCCGGTCAACGGCAAAATCGCTTACTGCGTCAACGAACTCAACTCCACCGTCACCGTCCTGAAATGGAACACGACCGATGGCAGCCTGAGCCCCATCCAGGTAGTCAGCCTGCTCACCGCGAATGACAAGCCGCCCGCGGGAGTCACCAATACCGGCTGCGACGCCGTCCTCACCCGCGACGGTCGTTTTGCCTACTTCGCCAATCGCGGCGAAGACTTCATCATCGGCTTTCACGTCGATCAGGCCACCGGCAAACTCACCGAGTTCAGCAGAAATTCGCGCATCCCATCCGGCGGCAAAACCCCACGGAACTTCACCCTCGATCCCACGGAACGCTGGATGCTCGTAGCCAATCAAGGCTCCAGCAACCTCAGCGTCTTTGCACGTAATCCTAAAACCGGCGAACTGAGCGCTCAGGGCAAAAACACCCCGGCCAAAGTTCCCATGTGCATCGTGTTCATCTAATTTCGACCCTGAAGTTCTCGGTCCGGAAGTTCTAGGTCCCGAAGTTTTCGATGCCGAAATCCTTCAGGCGAACAAGTGGCGAATGCGATACCCCCTGTGGATAATTCCCCGTTCCAGGCGCATAATGAAAATCAGGCCGCTTTCCTCGCAAATACTGCGAAAAAAGCGGCCTGGAAACGGGCATCCATTGGTCGTCGATCTCAAAAAACTCTCCGATTCCTTACGCCAAAGCTCGCCGGAAAACGATCTGCGCAACGACCTCCGCCGGATCATCCGCGCCCGCAAGAGCGACATCGAGCATGCGCTCAGCACCACCGGCACCTATGTACTTCGCGTCCCGGACGGTCGGCGCATCCGCCTGTCCCGTGCAGTGAAAGCCATTGAGACTGCCGAAGCCATCGGCGCCTCGCTCTAAGGCTGAGGCTCCCAGGCGATGATCGCGCTCGTCACCACCTGCTTTCTCGTCTTCTATATCCTCATTCCCGGCGCGCTCTTCCGCTTCGCCACCTCCTTTTCCTCCGTCAAGCTCAAATCCTTCCAACGCACCCGCAGTCAGGAAGCGACCTTTGCCGTCGCCGTTGCGCTCCTTCCCTTCGCATTTGCGCTCGCCGGAGTCTGGTTCTTCCCCGTCATGCGGCATCACCCTTTTCAGATCAGGGAGGGCACCTACACTGAGCGCCGCATCGACTACCACCACGCATCTGAACTACTCGTAACCTCCGACTTATCCAAGCTGCTCGGTTGCGGACAGCAACCCGAACCCTGCCCCGCAAGAAATCACTACTGGCACTCTGTCGATCGTGTCCTGCGTCGACAGGCTCGCTTTCTCAGTTGGTATTACATTGCGATCTTCGCCGAAGGACTGATCTTCGGCCTCTCCGCCAGTAAATACGGCGATTGGCAGAGCAAAGCAGGCCGAAGCCGTCACCGCCGATTCGCAGCCGCCTACAACTGGGTCACCCGCAAATTCATTCTGCCCAATATCTCCGAATGGCATGTACTGCTCACCGACTTCAATTGGCCAAAGAAAGATCGCGTCCTGGTCGTCGCCGATGTCCTGCAAAACGACGGCCATCTCTATCGCGGCCGCGTCGAGGATTACTTCATCGACCCCGACGGCAAGCTAAGCGGCATCCTTCTCCGCAACGTAGATCGTTTCGACCTGCACGCCTACCGCAAGGCCCAGGAAGAAAGCGGCGAAATCGTGACGTCAGAGAACTATTGGAAGACAATCCCCAGCGAAAATTTCTATATCAGCCACAGCGCCATCTCCAACCTCAACGTCCGCTTCGCCCCCGGTAAAACCACCACGTTCGAAGACCTAACGCGCGATGTACTGCAGGAAGAAGATATCGACGTTCCAAATCTGGATGCCCTTGAAAATGAGGACGAGAGCCGGGATACAGGCGATCCACACCATCCCGATCTATATTCGTGACGCTCTGCCAGCTCTAATAATCTAGTTCTAAATACCCGCAAAAGCCGGATTGCCGACAACCCCGCCAGCAGCCTCAACCTCAGGCTTCGTTACCGGAGCATGTGCCAGCTCCCATGCCGAGCGATCCTTGATCAGCCGCGAAACCAGCGCCGTATGCATCGCATGTCCAGCGCGCATGGCATATACCTTGCCCTGGATCCGCTTGCCCGCCAGCGCCAGGTCGCCAATCAGGTCCAGCACCTTGTGTCGCACGTACTCGTCCGGATAACGCAGTGGTCCATTTTCCGGCCCCTTCGGCGTCAGGATGATCGCGTTCTCCGGCCCAGCCCCGCGAATCAGCCCCATGTTACGCAGCTTCTCCTCGTCCGCCTTGTAGCCAAAAGTCCGCGCCGAAGCGATTTCCGCACCGTAGGTCTCAGTCTCAAGATCCACAGAAAAACTGTCGCACCCAATCGGCGCAGGAAAATCAATATCGTAAGTAATGCTGTAGCCGTCGCCGGGATACACACCGATAAACTTTTCGCCCTCACGCACCTCAACCGGACGAAGCACGCGAATGTACTCCCGCCGCCGCCGCTGTACGCGAATTCCAACCGACTGAAAAGCCGCCACATACGGCAGCGCCGAACCATCCAGGATAGGCAGCTCCAGGTTGTCCAACTCGACAATGACGTTGTCCACGCCCATGCCTATCAGCGCCGACAACAGATGCTCAGTCGTCGAGATCAACACACCCTGCCGCATGAGGCTGGTCGCGTAACTGACCTTCGCAACATTCCGCCCCGTGGCAGGAATCTCGAAGTTGTCCAGATCTGTCCGCCGAAACACGATGCCCGAGCCCGCTGGAGCCGGCAACAGCCGCATCATCACCGGAGCCCCCGAATGCAGCCCCACTCCTGAAAATTCAAGCGGTGCCTCAATCGTCTGTTCCTGGTGCGTCGGGTTGGAAGTAAAATTCGCCAAATAATACCTGATCAGGCTCTGAAATACGCCAAACAGTAGACTAGACGTATTTGGCAGGATTTTAGGTGTGGCATTTTTGCCACACTCTGCATTGTATTTACCTTGTAAACAGGCCCTTTGTAAGGAAGTTATAAATGATCTGCTTTCGAATGTGCGAAATTAACTGAATGCCGCAGGTTAACGCAAAAATTCTTCCCAACACCGCAGCGCTCCCCATGCGAGCCCTTCTCGCCGGAGCACGCCGCAAGCAATCCCAGCTCATCGACCTCACCAGGAGCCTCGTCCTCGCCGAGTCTCCCTCGGACGACAAAGCCGCCGTCGATGCCTGCGCGGATCTCGCTGCAGCCCACGCGACCAGCCTCGGAGGCCGAGTCAAACGCCATCGCCAGCGCGCTCACGGCGACATCCTCGAACTCCGTTTCGGCCCCCGCAAGCCCGCGAACCGCATTCTCTTGCTGGGCCACCTGGACACCGTCTGGCCTCTCGGCACCCTCAAAACCATGCCCTGCCGCGTCGCCGATGATCCCGCAGGCAACACCCGCCTCTGGGGCCCCGGCACGCTCGATATGAAGGTCGGAGTGGCGATGGCCTTCACCGCTATCGAAATGCTCAGCGAAGCCAGCCTGCTTACCGCCAAAGACGCCCCGGAGATCATCCTCCTTCTGAACAGCGAAGAAGAAATCGGCAGCCCCGTTTCCCGCCCCATCACAGAAAAATTAGCGCAGGAGTGCAGCGCCGTCTACGTCCTCGAACCCGCCCAGGGACTCGCCTACAAAACGGCCCGCAAAGGCACCGGCAACTGGCGCCTGACCGTCCACGGACTCGCCTCCCACGCCGGAGTCGACTTCACCCGCGGCCGCTCCGCCATCCTCGAACTCGGCCGCCAGATCGAAAAAATCAGCGCCTGGACAGATCTCGACAAGGGAATCAC of Acidicapsa ligni contains these proteins:
- a CDS encoding M20 family metallopeptidase gives rise to the protein MPQVNAKILPNTAALPMRALLAGARRKQSQLIDLTRSLVLAESPSDDKAAVDACADLAAAHATSLGGRVKRHRQRAHGDILELRFGPRKPANRILLLGHLDTVWPLGTLKTMPCRVADDPAGNTRLWGPGTLDMKVGVAMAFTAIEMLSEASLLTAKDAPEIILLLNSEEEIGSPVSRPITEKLAQECSAVYVLEPAQGLAYKTARKGTGNWRLTVHGLASHAGVDFTRGRSAILELGRQIEKISAWTDLDKGITLNVGEIGGGTKSNVVPAEAWAEIDLRTVRRADGPRFEKRFAALKPTPKSGCTLSLEGGINRPPMERTRGTVKLMRKAQALAAQLDWNLTEASTGGASDGNFTSALGIPTLDGMGAVGEGAHATHESILIEHLAPRTALLAVMLTS
- a CDS encoding lactonase family protein, whose translation is MANLTRRNFVRHSVLGSAALSLTMKSGLLAAQPSTHASKRILVGSGGEGILSFRWDAATGNLEPEGIAGVVSHSTWIDVSPDKRYLYVACELDEYQGKRTGAIASFKLPANQGEGKLSQISIVPSVGAGTCHLTTDHSGHVVIAADYSGGSAGTYLTTDGKLSNAVVSEHYTGYPGHGPVADRQEQAHAHFASVSPDNRFAYINDLGSDVIHIYKLDPLTAQLTPAGTFHAQPGVGPRTLHFLTGDGPVNGKIAYCVNELNSTVTVLKWNTTDGSLSPIQVVSLLTANDKPPAGVTNTGCDAVLTRDGRFAYFANRGEDFIIGFHVDQATGKLTEFSRNSRIPSGGKTPRNFTLDPTERWMLVANQGSSNLSVFARNPKTGELSAQGKNTPAKVPMCIVFI
- the lpxC gene encoding UDP-3-O-acyl-N-acetylglucosamine deacetylase; this encodes MANFTSNPTHQEQTIEAPLEFSGVGLHSGAPVMMRLLPAPAGSGIVFRRTDLDNFEIPATGRNVAKVSYATSLMRQGVLISTTEHLLSALIGMGVDNVIVELDNLELPILDGSALPYVAAFQSVGIRVQRRRREYIRVLRPVEVREGEKFIGVYPGDGYSITYDIDFPAPIGCDSFSVDLETETYGAEIASARTFGYKADEEKLRNMGLIRGAGPENAIILTPKGPENGPLRYPDEYVRHKVLDLIGDLALAGKRIQGKVYAMRAGHAMHTALVSRLIKDRSAWELAHAPVTKPEVEAAGGVVGNPAFAGI